One genomic region from Salvia hispanica cultivar TCC Black 2014 chromosome 2, UniMelb_Shisp_WGS_1.0, whole genome shotgun sequence encodes:
- the LOC125205202 gene encoding sucrose nonfermenting 4-like protein, with translation MDYSGEGGMVLIPTRFVWRYGGRIVCISGSFTGWTQWPMTPVEGCPTSANSNIGTVNTIHLTTEANYLTPMLSPRAPPSGHGSSMDVDNEGFQRVVRSSDRTSPEPFSTVSEGDVDVSRHRIAVFLSAHKAYELLPESGKVIALDVELPVKQAFHILHEQGISMAPLWDFSNGKFVGVLSAMDFILIMRELGRNGSNLTEEELETHTISAWKEAKSYLNNQINGQGAIVPRQLVQAGPDDSLNEVALKILQSGVATVPIIHSPSADSPNKNLLHLASLSGILKCICRFFRHSPGSLPVLQLPICSIPLGTWVPKIGEPNHRPLAMLRPSASLSAALNLLIQAQVSSIPIVDDNDSLLDVYSRSDITSLARDKIYTHINLEETTIHQALQYRDDPFSAFGSNVQRCFMCLRTDPLHKVLERLSQPGVRRLVVVEAGSKHVEGIVSLSDAFRFLMGR, from the exons ATGGATTATTCGGGCGAAGGTGGAATGGTGTTGATTCCGACTCGATTTGTGTGGCGTTATGGGGGGAGAATCGTGTGTATTAGTGGATCTTTTACCGG GTGGACACAGTGGCCAATGACCCCGGTTGAGGGGTGTCCTACTTCTGCCAATAGTAACATTGGAACCGTTAACACCATCCACTTAACTACAGAAGCTAATTACCTTACTCCAATGCTGAGCCCACGAGCTCCTCCCTCTGGTCATGGTTCAAGCATGGATGTCGATAATGAGGGCTTCCAACGTGTG GTTCGGTCGTCAGATAGAACATCTCCTGAGCCCTTCTCGACAGTATCAGAGGGTGATGTAGATGTTTCCCGACATCGTATAGCTGTATTCTTATCAGCTCACAAGGCATATGAGTTGCTCCCTGAATCTGGGAAG GTTATTGCTTTGGATGTTGAACTCCCGGTAAAGCAAGCATTTCATATATTGCATGAACAG GGGATCTCTATGGCGCCATTGTGGGACTTCTCAAATGGGAAATTTGTTGGAGTTCTTAGTGCAATGGATTTTATCTTGATTATGAGAGAG CTTGGCAGGAATGGGTCAAATTTGACAGAGGAAGAGCTTGAGACACATACCATATCTGCTTGGAAAGAGGCAAAGTCTTATCtgaataatcaaattaatggGCAAGGAGCAATAGTTCCAAGACAACTTGTACAA GCTGGGCCAGATGACTCTTTGAATGAAGTTGCTTTGAAGATTTTGCAAAGTGGTGTAGCAACAGTTCCCATAATTCATTCTCCTTCGGCAGATTCCCCGAACAAAAATCTATTACATCTTGCTTCACTTTCCGGGATACTAAAGT GTATATGCCGGTTTTTTAGGCATTCGCCTGGTTCACTACCGGTGCTTCAGTTGCCAATTTGTTCAATTCCTTTGGGCACTTGGGTTCCTAAGATTGGAGAGCCAAATCACAGGCCATTGGCAATGTTGAGACCCAGTGCTTCTCTTAGTGCAGccttaaatttattaattcaag CACAAGTCAGTTCAATCCCTATCGTCGATGATAATGACTCGTTATTGGATGTATATTCTCGAAG TGACATAACTAGTTTGGCTCGAGACAAAATCTATACACACATTAATCTCGAAGAAACTACTATTCATCAG GCATTGCAGTACAGAGATGACCCATTTTCAGCATTTGGCTCCAACGTTCAAAGATGTTTTATGTGTTTACGTACCGATCCTCTCCATAAAGTCTTGGAAAGGCTATCCCAGCCAG GAGTGAGGCGTCTTGTTGTGGTCGAAGCTGGAAGCAAGCATGTAGAAGGTATCGTTTCGTTGAGCGACGCCTTCCGATTTCTCATGGGCCGTTGA